From the Selenomonas sp. oral taxon 920 genome, the window CCGCTGTCATATCGGTGTCGATAAAGCCGGGCGCAACAACATTGACCGTAACCCCACGCGGAGCGAACTCCTTCGCCGCCGCCTTCGAGAACCCGATCACGCCCGCCTTCGCCGCGGCGTAATTCGCCTGTCCTACGTTGCCGATCTCACCGACCACGGAGGAGAGATTCACGATCCGGCCGCTGCGCTGCTTCGTCATAAACTTCGCAGCAGCCTTCGTGCAGGCATAGATGCCTTTGAGATTCGTAGCGATAACCGCGTCAAAATCCTCATCCTTCATACGAAGGAGAAGTGTGTCGCGCGTAATGCCCGCATTGTTGACGAGGATATCCAGTCCGCCAAGTTCACTGTGTACGCGCATGACCATCTCAGCTGCAGCAGCGCTGTCCGAGACATCCGTCTGAACGAGCAGTGCCGTACCGCCCTGCTTCTCAATGATCGACTTGACTTCCTCAGCAGCAGCCTGATTGCCCGCATAGTTGACGGCGACCTTCGCCCCCTCCTGTGCGAGCCGAATGGCGATCGCTCGCCCAATGCCGCGAGAACCGCCCGTAACAAGAGCAACTTTACCATTAAGAAGCATGGATTTCCTCCTTAATCGCACCGAATTCATTTAATCATTACTTCTTTAGTGTGTCAAGTGTTTTTTGCAGTGATTCCACATTCTCGACGTTCAGGCTCTTCAGTGCTTTGTCAATGCGCTTGTTGAAGCCCGCAAGCGTCTTGCCCGGGCCGCATTCGACATAGGTATCCGCACCGAATTCGCGCATCGTATTGACGCACGCGATCCAACGCACGGGATGATCCGCCTGCGCCACGAGATTCGCCTTGATCTCTGCTGCCGTCTGCTGAAGTCCGCCCGTATAGTTTGAGACGACGGGAAACACCGCATCGTGCAGCTCTACCTTGTCAAGCTCCGCTGCGAGTTTCTTCGCGGCAGGCTCCATCAGCGTCGAGTGGAACGGTGCAGAGACCGGCAGAATGACCGCCTTCTTTGCTCCCTTTTCCTGCAGCATCTCAACTGCTTTCTCCACGCCCTTTGCCGTACCCGCAATGACAGTCTGTCCGGGGCAGTTGAAGTTGACCGCCTGAACAGCGCCCACTGTGCTTGCCGCAGCGCAGATCTCGATGATCACCTCATCGTCAAGCCCGATGACCGCAGCCATCGCGCCCTCACCGACAGGAACAGCCTCCTGCATATAGGCACCACGCTTGTGTACGAGGAGGACGGCATCCTGGAAGGAGAGCACGCCCGCCGCAACGAGTGCAGCGTACTCACCGAGGCTGTGCCCCGCTGCAATTTCAGGCTCTACGCCCTCAGCGCGCAGGAGCTCAGCGGCAATAACCGCCACTGTGAGGATCGCAGGCTGCGTATGCTCGGTCAGCTGCAGCTGATCAGCAGGTCCCTCGAAGCAGAGTTTGCGAATGGAGTAGCCAAGTGCCTCATCCGCCTCGGCAAAACGCTTCTTTGCGAGGTCATAGGTGTCGAAAAAGTCCTTTCCCATGCCGACGACCTGCGCTCCCTGTCCGGGGAATAAAAATGCGAGTTTTCCCATAGCCCAGTTCCTCACTCACAGGTCTTGCGCGCGGCATCGAATGCCCCCGGCAGACCATTTACAATATCCTCTATGATCTGCGCGACTGGCTTGATGTCCGAAAGCATGCCGGAGATCTCGCCGATCATGACGGATCCGTTGTCGACATCACCCTCGTGCGTCGCACGGTGCAGACTGCCGACGCCGAGCTGCTCGAGCTCCTCGTTCGAGGCGCCTGCCGCCTCCATCTCCTCATATTTACGGGAGAGCTTGTTCTGCAGGACACGCGCGGGATGTCCAAGCGAACGCCCCGTGACGACAGTCGAACGATCCTTCGCCTTGAGCACAGCATTCTTGTAGTTCGGATGTGCAATACACTCCTCGCTCAGCACGAAGCGCGAACCCATCTGGATTGCCTGTGCGCCCAGTGCGAACGCTGCTGCCATGCCGCGCGAGTCACCGATACCGCCCGCACCGATGACGGGTACATCGACCGCGTCAACCACCTGCGGCAGGAGCGCCATCGTCGTGATCTCACCAATGTGACCGCCGGATTCCGTCCCTTCTGCGATCACAGCATCCACGCCTGTGCGCACGAGCCGACGCGCCAGAGCCACGGATGCAACCACAGGGATGACCTTTGAGCCGATCTCCTTGAGCGCCGGCACATACTCGCCGGGGTTTCCTGCGCCCGTCGTAATGACGGGAACACGCTCCTCCAGCACCACCTGCATGACTTCTTTGACAAAGGGACTCATGAGCATGACATTCACGCCGAAGGGCTTCTCTGTCCACCCCTTAACCTTGTGAATTTCGTTCCTGAGTGCATCGGGGGGCATATGCCCAGCGCCAATCAGACCAAGCCCGCCCGCATTGGAAACGGCAGAGGCAAGTTCTGCTGTGCCAATCCATGCCATGCCGCCCTGGAAGATTGGATACTTGATGCCAAGCATCTGACAAATCGGATTGTTTTCAAACATTAACCGTTTTCCTCCTTCGCCCACTTCATAATACACGATGCCCATGTAAGTCCCGCGCCGAAACCTGCGAGGGCGATGTTGTCTCCCTTTTTGAACCGCTGCGCGTGCGCCGCCTCCGCGAGGGCGACAGGGATGGATGCGGCAGACATATTGCCGTAACGATGAATATTTATAATGACTTTGTCCATCGGCATGTCAAGTCGCTTGGCTGCCGCCTGGATAATACGGATATTCGCCTGATGCGGAACGAGGTAGTCGAGCTCTGCGCGCTCCATTCCTGCACGCTCAAGGGAGGTCTCCACCGTTCGTCCCATAACCTTGGTTGCAAAGCGAAAGACCGCCTTGCCGTCCATATGAACGAAATTGAGACGCTGCTCAATTGTCTCAGGTGTCACAGGGCAAAGGCTGCCGCTCGACGGGATATCGAGTGCATCTCCGCCCGAACCGTCACTGCCGAGATCAAAGGAGCGGATGCCGTACCCCTCCTCGACCGGTCCGAACACAGCCGCACCCGCGCCGTCCCCAAAGAGAACACAGGTATTGCGATCCTGCCAGTCAACAACCTTGGAGAGCACCTCGCCGCCGATCACAAGAACATGACGATAGATGCCGCTCTCGATAAACTGCGCCGCAATCGATGCAGCGTAGACAAAACCGGAGCACGCTGCCGAGAGATCGAACGCCGCCGCACGTTTTGCCCCGAGACGATCCTGCAGGACGCACGCCGTCGACGGGATGATGCGGTCGGATGTGAGAGTTGCCATAATGATCAGATCGAGATCTGCGGCATCCACCCCCGCATCTGCAAGCGCCATCTCCGCCGCATGCTGTGCAAGCACGGAAACCGGCTCCCCATCCGCTGCAATGCGGCGCTCGTGAATGCCCGTGCGCTCAACAATCCACGCATCATTCGTCTGAACCATCTTCTCAAGGTCGAAATTCGTCAGCACCCGTTCCGGAACGTAGTAGCCTGTCCCAAGGATGCCTGCACTGATCTTAGGCACGGTCTCTCTCCCCCTCCTTCGCCAGAGCATCACGGATCTGATCCAACACTTTCCCATTCACATAGTCCACGGTCACGCCGATCGCGCTTGCAACGGATTTGGCATCCGAGGAACCGTGCCCAATCACGCAGCAGCCATTCACACCGAGGAGCGGCGCGCCGCCGTACTCCCTGACATCGAGCCGCTTGCCGAGGCGGCGGAGCGTCGGCATGAGGAGCAGTGCTCCGAGTTTGGCCATCAGCCCTGCTCCGCGAATCTCCTCCCGAATGAGTCCAAGAATTGTTTTTGCAAGCCCCTCCGCAAATTTTAGCACAACATTCCCAACAAATCCATCACAAATGACGACATCGAAGTTTCCCTTCGGGACATCACGCCCCTCTGCATTGCCGCAAAAGTGAATGTTCGGCTCCGTCTGGAGCAGTGGATAGGTTTCCTTCGCCTGCTCGTTTCCCTTCGTCTCCTCCTCACCGATATTGAGGAGTCCCACGCGCGGGTGCGCAATGCCGAAGACGTGCTGTGCATAGAGCGATCCCATGACCGCACTCTGTACAAGGTGTTCGGGCTTTGAGTCCACATTGGCACCCGAGTCGAGCATGAGCGTCACACCTTCGGGTGTCGGCATCGGCGTTGCAATCGAGGGGCGCCCGACACCGCGAATGCGGTGCAGAATAAGCTGCGCCGCCGCAACTGCCGCGCCCGTCGAGCCGGCGGAGAACACCGCGTCACAGCTGCCCTCCTTCACCAGCCGCGTCGCGACGACAATGGAGGAATCCTTCTTGGAACGCACTGCCTCAGCAGGATGTTCATCCATACCGATCACCTCGGAGGCATGAACGATGGAAATGTGCAGAGCTGCAGGATCCTCGCCGTGAAGCTCTGCGCGAATCTGCTGCTCATCGCCGATCAGCACAATCTCGCAGTCGTACTTCTTCGCCGCGTCCACCGAGCCCTGTACAATCTCCTTCGGGGCGAAATCACCGCCCATAGCGTCAATCGCTATACGCATCCTGCACTCCCTTCCCCCATGCCGTTCTCTCATCGCTCGAGAGATACCACAATAAACTTTGCACGAAAGACTTCTTTATCCTCTCGATAGGTTTTGACCCAGACAAAGATTTTATTCCCGCGCACCTTTACGATCTCCGCATGTGCGATGACCGTATCCCCCTTCTTGATCGGCGTCTTGTACTTTACATTTGCAACTCCAGTCATAGCGATGGGCGCGTCAATAATCGCAAGCGCGAGTGAGTTTGCCTGAGAGAAGAGCGCTGTGCCGCGTGCAATATCCAAGTCCGCGAAGAGGAGATCATCTGTCACGCGCAGCGCCGATGTCCCCCGTACGCCCAGTTCGAGAGAGAGGAGATCACCAATCACCTCGGTGTGCGGAATGGCGCGTACCTTCTCGCGCGCATTCTCCGCGAGCGTGCGCACGCGGGCGCGCAGCTCGGGAATCCCGAGCTCTGTACGGTCGAGCCGTACTGTCTGTACACTTACGGCAAGTTTTTTCGCAAGCGCCTCGTCCGTCAGGAACGGTTCCTTCCGTACGGCCATGACAAGCGTCTCCTGCCGCCGTCGTTTCTTCTCCGTCATCGCGCCGCTCCTCTCTCGAATTTATCCGCAACACATAGCTGCGTACACAAATTCGTTGTTTTTAGCACCTGCTGCTATCAATATGAACGCATTATACTAGGTACTAAAAAGAATTGCAAGAGGAACGGATTAAAAAATAAAAAAGAGCCGCTGCAAAAAGTCAATCCGACTTCTCACAGCAGCTCCGAACGGTTCTCATTCAGCCGCCTCGGCCACAGGCTTTCCGTCATAATAGCCGCATTCCATGCACACGTGATGCGGGAGCTTCGGCTCATGACACTGCGGGCACGATACATAGTGCGGCGCTTCGAGCTTCCAATTTGCACGACGGCGGTCACGGCGTGCTTTCGACGTCTTTCTCTTTGGTACTGCCACTTTGGATACACCTCCTTAATCGTTTTTGAGTAGGCTTTCTAAAGCCGCCAGTCGAGGATCGGGCACGAACGTATCACAGCTGCACGATCCCTCGTTGAGGTTCTGCCCGCATATAGGACAAAGCCCCTTGCAATCAGACTTACACAGCTCACGCAGCGGCTCAGCCACAAGGAGGGTATCACGCACGAGGTCATCCAGAATGATGGTCTCACCATCACAGACTGCTGCCTCATCCGTTTCTCCCGGAGTCTTCGCATAGTCCTCAGAAAAATCAAGCGTGATTTCCCGCTCCCCCTCTGCGAGGCAGCGGTCACAGACAAAGCTTCGGCATGTGCGGACAGTCCCCGCAACACGCATGGACGATCCGGTGTTCATCACCGTTCCATCCACACAGATCTCCCCACGCAAGTGCCCGGTATCGTCCCCCAGATCCAGGGATTCCGGTGCAATGACAAATGAGAATGTGCGGCTCTCACCAAGGGGAAATACTCCCTCAGCAACATCCAGCTTCATCATAACGCATGACCTTTCACATTATAGCGGCGGTTTTCGGCGTTGTCAAGGAGGGTTTTTAGAGTTCCGCCACCTCATCCTGCGGGGCGTTCATCTGCGCCTTTGCGGTGCGCAGGACATTCATCGCCTGATTCAGTCCCATCTCCGCCTGCTGCACGCCCTTGAAGGTGCTGCCGACATGTGCGATCAGCTGCTCGAATACCTGATTTGCATAGGCATCCGCATCACTCTGGAGACGCGCTGCGCTCGTCTGCGCCTGCTCCATGATCTCACGCGCCTGGTCCTGCGACTGCTGCATGATTGCGCGCGCGCGTTCCTTCGCCTGAATGACAATCTCGCTGTCCTCAAGCATCTGATTCGCACGTGCCTGCGCAGAGTCGACAATCTCCTTTGCCTCCTCACGCGCACGATTGATAATGCTTTCCTGCTCCTGCATAATCTCCGCCGCACGGTTCAGCTCCTTCGGGAGATCCATGCGCAGCTCCTCCACGAGATGCACAATCTCATCATCATTCACAAGAGCCTTGTCGCTGAAGGGGAGGTGTGATGCATCCGCAACCAGATCTTCGAGCTTTTTCAGCGTATCAACTACAGCCATAAATCTATCTCCTTTTCCTGCACAGCCTCGAGCATCTTATCCACGAGACGGCCTTCCATACAGCTTCAATATTGCCCGCTCCACCGACGGAGGCACAATCCCCTGCACCGGTCCGCGGAAGCGGATGAGCTCACGCACCCCCGAGGAGCTGACAAAGGTCAGATCGGGGCGCGTCAGCAAAAAAATCGTATCGCTCTCCGGCATGAGGTGGCGGATCATCGCCGCGTGATTCTCCTCATACTCGAAGTCCTTCACCGAACGCAAACCACGCACAACAACGCGTGCATTCTGTTGCTTCATGTAGTCCGTCAGGAGACCGGAGAACACATCCACACGTGCATTCGGTACGTGAGAGGTCGCCTCCCGCAGAAAGTGAATGCGGTCATCCAGAGGAAAGCACCCCTCCTTCTGGACGTTGTGAAAAATGCAGACAATGAGTTCATCGAACATGGACGCCGCGCGTTCCACAATGTCGATATGCCCCGTGGTCACGGGGTCAAAACTGCCGGCAAATACCGCTCGTCTCATTCCTGCACCTCCTCGGCATAAAAACATATGCGCGCCGCACCATAGCGCCGCTCACGCACGAGCGACAGTCTGCCGCGCCGCTCAACCAGAGCCTCGTCCGCGCCCTGTTCCAGAATGAGCAGCCCGTCTGCAGAGAGCAGAGTTCCCTCCGACATTGCGGCGAGAACACGTGCATTGTCACCGCGAGCATACGGCGGGTCGGCAAAGACGAGGTCGAATGTGCACCCCTCCTGCGAAAGAGCTGCAAGCTGCCCGTAGACATCGCCGCGGCGCAGCTCTGCGTGCGCCTCCATCTTCGTCCGACGGACATTCTCCGCCAAAATCGCGTATGTTGTGCGATCCACAAGCACGGCGCGCGCCGCTCCGCGAGAGAGTGCCTCAAGTGCAAGCGCCCCCGTCCCTGCGAAGAGATCGAGTACCTGTGCATCATAGACGCGTGCGCCAAGCATACTAAAGAGAGCCTCACGCGTGCGGTCAGCCGTCGGACGCGTCCCCTCCCCCGCAGGGGATTTCAGACGTGTGCCGCGCGCACTGCCCGTAATGATCCGCATCGCATTCCTCCCGCTATTCTACTATAGGCTTTCCTATTCTACCACAATTCGCATTCGTATTTCAACAGGTCGATATTCTCAGTTCGCCTATGTGCGTAAATTATTCATTGTCGTCATAGGTCATCCCTCCGATCTCGTTGTATTTCATTTCATTTGCTATGGTCACATTTACCAAGCACTGCGCATGATTTTGTGCATTTTTCCCTGCACCTTTTCGTAGAGGAAATCGTTCGACAGGAAACACGGGATTGCAGAACACAGCGGTATCCAGTAAAATACTTTTGATGGACACGAATGACGCAGCAAAAGAGAGGAGAATGTTGCATGAGAAAGGATTTCGGGATTGTCGCCGTTTTTCTTATGCTCTCCCTCCTCCTCTTTCACATTGTATTTCATCCGACCGATGCGGATGAGTGGCGCACGCTGTCCACTGCGACGGAAATGGAGCATGATGCGAGGAAGCATCCGATTCTCCTCGTACCGCTCGACTCACGCCCCCCCTGCAGAGAGTTTGTTGTAAATGGCGGAAAAATTATCGGGCGCGAAATCATAACGCCGCCGACAGAGTATATGGACTACTACTCGAAGCCCGGCGACACAAAAGCACTGCGCCACTGGCTTGCGGAACAAGCGGGCGGGGCGGATGCCGTCATTCTCTCGATTGATCAGCTGCTCTCGGGGGGACTGCTCGCAGCACGTGAGGCACATATTTCTCATGCCGACATCAACGAGCTTGCCGCATATCTGCGCACCCTGCACGCGGCGCATCCAAGCACACCACTGCACGCCTTCTACATCCTGCCGCGTGCGATTCCGCAGGACGGGATCGAGGGCTGGCGTGAGCGACGCGCACTGCTCGCCTATGCACGTCTCCTCGGACGTGCAGGCGAAGGACTGCCCGTCGATGAGGACGAGATGGAGCGGCTGCGCGGAGAGTTCCCGCCCGACGATCTGGAAAAATATCTTGCGCACTTCGATGAGAGCACGGCTCTTGCCTCCATGCTCATCGAGCTCACGGAGGAGGGGGTGCTCACGCGTCTCATCCTCGGGCAGGACGACGGCGAGGAGTACTCCGTCGGCAATCTGAAAAAAAAGGAACTTGCCGCCCTGCTTGCACAAAAGAACATCGCCCAAGAGCGGGCGATGATCGTGCACGGCGCGGACGAGATCGCGCTCTCCATGCTTACACGGCTCTCCGTGGATGAACTGCGCACACACGGCGGTGCTGTTCCGCGCATCGCCCTGCGCTATGCGCGGGCGGATATGGCAGATATGATTTTCCCATTCATGGCGGTCTCGAACGATGTGACGGCACGGGAGAAGATTGCAATGCTCGGCACAGCTCTCGCAGAGAACGGCACGAGCAGCGACCTTACCCTCCTTATCTCGGCGGGAGACAGCGGTGCGGATACGCTCGGCACGCGAGCCCCCGCCGCAGCCGCCGTCAAGGATATGCTGGCAGCAAGGACACCCGTTGCGCTCGTCGATCTCTCGCGTCACTTTCACGCGGAGGAGACGCTGCTCCCGATTCTGGTGGGAAAGAACGTACCTGTAAATGCACTCGCGGCATATGCGGGATGGAATACGGCGAGCAACGCGATCGGTACGGCACTCGCGCAGGCTGTCCTCTATCACTGTGCCATGCAGAGAGCTGAAAACACAGAGGAGCGCGCGCGTGCCGCCTATGCAAATCTCGCGTTTCTCACGGGACGCATCGCAGAGGACGAATTTTATCTGAAGGAGACGATCGACCGCGTCAACGATGCGCTCCGCAATGCGGGCTATCGGAACACTGCCGACCTCGACCTCACGCGCAGCTGGCGCTGGGCAAATGATCTGCTCGCAAACGATCTGAACCGCCGCATCCGCAGCTATGAATCCACCGCCGCATTTCGCGCCCCGTTTGTGCAAAACAATATACGGCTGCGTGCGGTGCGGAGCAATATCACGGCATACTATCCGTGGCCACGCACGTTCGAGATTCGG encodes:
- the fapR gene encoding transcription factor FapR gives rise to the protein MTEKKRRRQETLVMAVRKEPFLTDEALAKKLAVSVQTVRLDRTELGIPELRARVRTLAENAREKVRAIPHTEVIGDLLSLELGVRGTSALRVTDDLLFADLDIARGTALFSQANSLALAIIDAPIAMTGVANVKYKTPIKKGDTVIAHAEIVKVRGNKIFVWVKTYREDKEVFRAKFIVVSLER
- a CDS encoding DUF4127 family protein; translation: MRKDFGIVAVFLMLSLLLFHIVFHPTDADEWRTLSTATEMEHDARKHPILLVPLDSRPPCREFVVNGGKIIGREIITPPTEYMDYYSKPGDTKALRHWLAEQAGGADAVILSIDQLLSGGLLAAREAHISHADINELAAYLRTLHAAHPSTPLHAFYILPRAIPQDGIEGWRERRALLAYARLLGRAGEGLPVDEDEMERLRGEFPPDDLEKYLAHFDESTALASMLIELTEEGVLTRLILGQDDGEEYSVGNLKKKELAALLAQKNIAQERAMIVHGADEIALSMLTRLSVDELRTHGGAVPRIALRYARADMADMIFPFMAVSNDVTAREKIAMLGTALAENGTSSDLTLLISAGDSGADTLGTRAPAAAAVKDMLAARTPVALVDLSRHFHAEETLLPILVGKNVPVNALAAYAGWNTASNAIGTALAQAVLYHCAMQRAENTEERARAAYANLAFLTGRIAEDEFYLKETIDRVNDALRNAGYRNTADLDLTRSWRWANDLLANDLNRRIRSYESTAAFRAPFVQNNIRLRAVRSNITAYYPWPRTFEIRMESHPNLEISP
- the rsmD gene encoding 16S rRNA (guanine(966)-N(2))-methyltransferase RsmD, giving the protein MRIITGSARGTRLKSPAGEGTRPTADRTREALFSMLGARVYDAQVLDLFAGTGALALEALSRGAARAVLVDRTTYAILAENVRRTKMEAHAELRRGDVYGQLAALSQEGCTFDLVFADPPYARGDNARVLAAMSEGTLLSADGLLILEQGADEALVERRGRLSLVRERRYGAARICFYAEEVQE
- the fabK gene encoding enoyl-[acyl-carrier-protein] reductase FabK, which translates into the protein MFENNPICQMLGIKYPIFQGGMAWIGTAELASAVSNAGGLGLIGAGHMPPDALRNEIHKVKGWTEKPFGVNVMLMSPFVKEVMQVVLEERVPVITTGAGNPGEYVPALKEIGSKVIPVVASVALARRLVRTGVDAVIAEGTESGGHIGEITTMALLPQVVDAVDVPVIGAGGIGDSRGMAAAFALGAQAIQMGSRFVLSEECIAHPNYKNAVLKAKDRSTVVTGRSLGHPARVLQNKLSRKYEEMEAAGASNEELEQLGVGSLHRATHEGDVDNGSVMIGEISGMLSDIKPVAQIIEDIVNGLPGAFDAARKTCE
- a CDS encoding beta-ketoacyl-ACP synthase III, producing MPKISAGILGTGYYVPERVLTNFDLEKMVQTNDAWIVERTGIHERRIAADGEPVSVLAQHAAEMALADAGVDAADLDLIIMATLTSDRIIPSTACVLQDRLGAKRAAAFDLSAACSGFVYAASIAAQFIESGIYRHVLVIGGEVLSKVVDWQDRNTCVLFGDGAGAAVFGPVEEGYGIRSFDLGSDGSGGDALDIPSSGSLCPVTPETIEQRLNFVHMDGKAVFRFATKVMGRTVETSLERAGMERAELDYLVPHQANIRIIQAAAKRLDMPMDKVIINIHRYGNMSAASIPVALAEAAHAQRFKKGDNIALAGFGAGLTWASCIMKWAKEENG
- a CDS encoding YceD family protein — its product is MMKLDVAEGVFPLGESRTFSFVIAPESLDLGDDTGHLRGEICVDGTVMNTGSSMRVAGTVRTCRSFVCDRCLAEGEREITLDFSEDYAKTPGETDEAAVCDGETIILDDLVRDTLLVAEPLRELCKSDCKGLCPICGQNLNEGSCSCDTFVPDPRLAALESLLKND
- the plsX gene encoding phosphate acyltransferase PlsX codes for the protein MRIAIDAMGGDFAPKEIVQGSVDAAKKYDCEIVLIGDEQQIRAELHGEDPAALHISIVHASEVIGMDEHPAEAVRSKKDSSIVVATRLVKEGSCDAVFSAGSTGAAVAAAQLILHRIRGVGRPSIATPMPTPEGVTLMLDSGANVDSKPEHLVQSAVMGSLYAQHVFGIAHPRVGLLNIGEEETKGNEQAKETYPLLQTEPNIHFCGNAEGRDVPKGNFDVVICDGFVGNVVLKFAEGLAKTILGLIREEIRGAGLMAKLGALLLMPTLRRLGKRLDVREYGGAPLLGVNGCCVIGHGSSDAKSVASAIGVTVDYVNGKVLDQIRDALAKEGERDRA
- a CDS encoding ATPase, producing the protein MAVVDTLKKLEDLVADASHLPFSDKALVNDDEIVHLVEELRMDLPKELNRAAEIMQEQESIINRAREEAKEIVDSAQARANQMLEDSEIVIQAKERARAIMQQSQDQAREIMEQAQTSAARLQSDADAYANQVFEQLIAHVGSTFKGVQQAEMGLNQAMNVLRTAKAQMNAPQDEVAEL
- the coaD gene encoding pantetheine-phosphate adenylyltransferase; protein product: MRRAVFAGSFDPVTTGHIDIVERAASMFDELIVCIFHNVQKEGCFPLDDRIHFLREATSHVPNARVDVFSGLLTDYMKQQNARVVVRGLRSVKDFEYEENHAAMIRHLMPESDTIFLLTRPDLTFVSSSGVRELIRFRGPVQGIVPPSVERAILKLYGRPSRG
- the fabD gene encoding ACP S-malonyltransferase, which produces MGKLAFLFPGQGAQVVGMGKDFFDTYDLAKKRFAEADEALGYSIRKLCFEGPADQLQLTEHTQPAILTVAVIAAELLRAEGVEPEIAAGHSLGEYAALVAAGVLSFQDAVLLVHKRGAYMQEAVPVGEGAMAAVIGLDDEVIIEICAAASTVGAVQAVNFNCPGQTVIAGTAKGVEKAVEMLQEKGAKKAVILPVSAPFHSTLMEPAAKKLAAELDKVELHDAVFPVVSNYTGGLQQTAAEIKANLVAQADHPVRWIACVNTMREFGADTYVECGPGKTLAGFNKRIDKALKSLNVENVESLQKTLDTLKK
- the fabG gene encoding 3-oxoacyl-[acyl-carrier-protein] reductase, yielding MLLNGKVALVTGGSRGIGRAIAIRLAQEGAKVAVNYAGNQAAAEEVKSIIEKQGGTALLVQTDVSDSAAAAEMVMRVHSELGGLDILVNNAGITRDTLLLRMKDEDFDAVIATNLKGIYACTKAAAKFMTKQRSGRIVNLSSVVGEIGNVGQANYAAAKAGVIGFSKAAAKEFAPRGVTVNVVAPGFIDTDMTAVLKDEIRAKLITGIPLGALGTPEHVADAVLFLVSDAASYITGQTLNVDGGMVM
- the rpmF gene encoding 50S ribosomal protein L32 produces the protein MAVPKRKTSKARRDRRRANWKLEAPHYVSCPQCHEPKLPHHVCMECGYYDGKPVAEAAE